One genomic window of Vibrio parahaemolyticus includes the following:
- the bufB gene encoding MNIO family bufferin maturase — MKHYDFHPLVGVGLRTPHLDFFQQQRPELSWLEIHSENYFQPNAAERKYLHTLREQYQISCHGIGLSLGSVERVSQVHLAQLKALIDAIDPMFVSDHLSWSENGGHYFNDLLPLPYTEEALNVFTRNVLEVQDYLQHEILIENPSSYVKFQHSTISEWEFLAEVQQRTSCRLLLDLNNVHVSAFNHGFDCNTYLSAIPADKVDEIHLAGFTIKQLDKGEIWIDTHSRPVSTEVWKLYQHWVEQYGPRHTLIEWDLDIPTPEVLLAEAEKASLLLSQITTPLSATRKAS; from the coding sequence GTGAAACACTACGATTTTCACCCTCTTGTTGGCGTTGGTTTACGGACTCCTCATTTGGACTTTTTTCAGCAACAACGTCCAGAACTGTCTTGGTTAGAAATTCACAGCGAGAACTACTTTCAACCCAATGCAGCCGAACGAAAATATCTACACACTTTGCGAGAGCAATACCAGATCAGCTGCCACGGAATTGGTTTGTCGTTAGGCTCTGTTGAACGCGTTAGCCAAGTACACCTAGCTCAACTGAAAGCGTTGATTGATGCCATTGACCCGATGTTTGTCTCTGACCATTTGAGCTGGAGTGAAAATGGTGGGCATTATTTTAACGACTTGCTTCCCCTACCATACACCGAAGAAGCACTGAACGTTTTTACTCGCAATGTGCTTGAAGTTCAGGATTATCTGCAACACGAAATCTTAATCGAGAACCCATCGAGCTATGTGAAGTTTCAACACTCGACGATCAGCGAGTGGGAGTTTCTCGCTGAAGTTCAGCAGCGCACAAGTTGCCGGTTACTGCTCGATCTGAATAACGTACACGTATCAGCCTTCAATCACGGCTTTGATTGCAATACCTATCTGTCCGCCATTCCGGCAGACAAAGTGGATGAAATTCATTTGGCGGGTTTCACCATCAAGCAACTCGATAAAGGCGAAATTTGGATTGATACTCACAGCCGTCCCGTCAGCACGGAAGTCTGGAAGTTATATCAACACTGGGTTGAACAGTATGGTCCGCGCCATACCTTAATTGAATGGGACTTAGATATCCCAACACCAGAAGTGTTATTGGCAGAAGCGGAAAAGGCCTCGCTCCTTCTCTCCCAAATTACCACCCCGCTTAGTGCTACGAGGAAAGCCTCATGA
- a CDS encoding BufA1 family periplasmic bufferin-type metallophore: MKKSNLAVTAAVTGLLALGGTLLTATPAVAAEKEKCYGVAKAGKNDCATKNSSCAGTSKQDHQKDAFVVVPKGLCDKLAGGSTSAS, encoded by the coding sequence ATGAAAAAGTCGAATCTTGCTGTTACTGCTGCGGTTACTGGTCTACTAGCCCTTGGTGGCACTCTACTAACAGCAACACCAGCTGTCGCGGCAGAAAAAGAAAAGTGCTACGGCGTGGCAAAAGCGGGGAAAAATGACTGTGCGACGAAGAACAGCTCTTGCGCTGGCACGTCAAAACAAGACCACCAGAAAGACGCATTTGTGGTCGTTCCAAAAGGTCTTTGCGACAAATTGGCTGGCGGCAGCACCAGCGCATCTTAA
- a CDS encoding LysE family translocator has product MNESTILLTLASIHFIALMSPGPDFALVVQNATRHGRQTGLYIALGLSVGILLHSLFSLTGVSYLVHQHPLLYSVLQLLGGSYLLYLGVGALRGVIATLKNPQTDQQNKTNSFVISNKRQAFAKGFATNILNPKALVFFISLMSSLVPAGMSVSGKSIALVILFSLSLVWFSSLAWMLSTQRLQRRLQQAGIYIDGICGVVFTLVGGSILVQTISTLIG; this is encoded by the coding sequence ATGAATGAATCCACTATCCTGCTGACATTGGCCAGCATTCACTTTATTGCCTTAATGAGCCCAGGCCCCGACTTCGCATTAGTGGTGCAAAATGCCACGCGTCATGGTCGCCAGACGGGCTTATACATCGCTCTTGGCTTATCCGTTGGTATTTTGCTGCACTCATTGTTCAGCCTGACAGGTGTGAGCTACCTTGTGCATCAACATCCTTTGCTGTATTCGGTATTACAACTGCTAGGTGGCAGTTACCTGCTTTACCTCGGTGTTGGCGCCCTGCGCGGCGTGATCGCTACGCTCAAAAACCCGCAAACGGATCAACAAAATAAAACAAACAGCTTCGTGATCAGCAACAAGCGTCAGGCTTTTGCCAAAGGTTTTGCGACCAACATTCTCAACCCCAAAGCACTGGTTTTCTTCATCAGCTTGATGTCGAGCTTGGTGCCAGCCGGAATGTCGGTCTCAGGCAAAAGCATCGCGTTAGTTATCCTGTTCAGCTTGTCTCTGGTTTGGTTTTCCAGCTTGGCGTGGATGCTCTCAACGCAACGTTTACAACGTCGATTACAACAAGCTGGCATCTACATCGATGGCATCTGTGGTGTGGTGTTTACCCTCGTTGGCGGCAGTATCTTGGTGCAAACCATCAGCACATTAATCGGTTAA
- the uvrD gene encoding DNA helicase II: MMDPSLLLDGLNDKQREAVAAPLENLLVLAGAGSGKTRVLVHRIAWLMSVEQASPFSIMSVTFTNKAAAEMRGRIEELMMGSASGMWNGTFHGICHRILRAHYLDAKLPEDFQIIDSDDQQRLLKRLIKAQNLDEKQWPARQVAWWINGKKDEGLRPTHIDAYHDPVTKTYLQLYTAYQEACDRAGLVDFAEILLRAHELLRDNKFVREHYQARFKHILVDEFQDTNNIQYAWLRMMAGPECHVMIVGDDDQSIYGWRGAKVENIEKFTREFPSVTTIRLEQNYRSTKTILEASNTLIANNTERMGKELWTDGVVGEPISVYSAYNELDEARFAVNKIKEWQDKGGALNDAAMLYRNNAQSRVLEEALIQAGLPYRIYGGMRFFERQEIKDALAYMRLMANRNDDAAFERVVNTPTRGLGDKTLETIRRAARDRGCTMWEASVAMLDEKVLAGRAAGALGRFIELIAALEDDTLEMPLHEQTDHVIKYSGLFAMYEQEKGEKSKARIENLEELVTATRQFEKPEEAEEMSLLTAFLTHAALEAGEGQADEFEDAVQLMTLHSAKGLEFPLVFMVGVEEGMFPSQMSAEEAGRLEEERRLCYVGMTRAMQKLYITYAEMRRLYGQDKYHKPSRFIRELPETCLDEVRMKAQVSRPASSGRFSQTAVKENFNETGFSLGSRVMHPKFGEGTIINFEGSGPQSRVQIAFNGEGIKWLVTAYARLEKL, encoded by the coding sequence ATGATGGATCCATCTCTATTACTCGACGGTTTGAACGATAAACAGCGTGAAGCCGTTGCAGCACCTCTAGAAAACTTGCTCGTCCTTGCTGGTGCAGGGAGTGGTAAGACTCGTGTTCTTGTTCACCGTATCGCTTGGTTGATGTCGGTAGAACAAGCGTCTCCGTTCTCAATCATGTCGGTAACCTTTACCAACAAAGCGGCAGCGGAGATGCGTGGCCGTATTGAAGAGTTGATGATGGGCAGTGCGTCAGGCATGTGGAATGGTACCTTTCACGGTATTTGTCACCGCATTTTGCGTGCGCACTATCTTGATGCCAAGCTACCGGAAGACTTTCAAATCATCGACAGCGACGATCAACAGCGTTTACTGAAGCGTCTGATCAAAGCACAAAATTTGGATGAGAAGCAGTGGCCTGCACGCCAAGTGGCTTGGTGGATTAACGGCAAAAAAGACGAAGGTCTGCGCCCAACACATATTGATGCTTACCACGATCCTGTGACCAAAACCTACTTGCAGCTATACACCGCTTATCAAGAAGCGTGTGACCGTGCAGGTTTGGTCGACTTCGCAGAAATTCTGCTTCGCGCTCATGAGCTACTGCGCGATAACAAGTTTGTCCGCGAGCACTACCAGGCGCGTTTTAAACACATTTTGGTTGACGAGTTCCAAGACACCAACAATATCCAATACGCTTGGCTACGCATGATGGCGGGGCCTGAGTGTCATGTGATGATCGTGGGTGACGATGACCAATCGATTTACGGTTGGCGCGGAGCAAAAGTCGAAAACATTGAGAAATTCACCCGTGAATTCCCAAGTGTAACCACCATTCGCCTAGAGCAGAATTACCGTTCCACCAAGACCATTTTGGAAGCTTCCAATACCTTGATCGCCAATAACACTGAGCGTATGGGTAAAGAGCTGTGGACTGACGGCGTCGTTGGTGAACCGATTTCGGTTTACAGTGCTTACAACGAGTTGGACGAAGCCCGTTTTGCGGTTAACAAAATCAAAGAGTGGCAAGACAAAGGCGGAGCATTGAATGATGCAGCGATGTTGTACCGCAACAACGCCCAGTCTCGTGTACTGGAAGAAGCGTTGATTCAAGCTGGTCTACCATACCGTATTTATGGTGGTATGCGATTCTTCGAGCGTCAGGAAATCAAAGACGCACTGGCCTACATGCGTTTGATGGCCAACCGTAATGACGATGCTGCATTTGAACGTGTGGTGAATACGCCAACTCGTGGTTTAGGTGACAAGACACTAGAAACCATCCGCCGTGCGGCGCGTGATCGTGGTTGCACGATGTGGGAAGCCAGCGTTGCGATGTTGGATGAAAAAGTGCTCGCGGGTCGAGCCGCCGGGGCATTAGGTCGCTTTATCGAACTTATTGCCGCACTCGAAGACGACACGTTAGAGATGCCGTTGCACGAGCAAACAGACCATGTGATCAAGTACTCTGGCTTGTTTGCCATGTATGAGCAAGAGAAGGGCGAAAAGTCTAAGGCTCGTATTGAGAACTTGGAGGAATTGGTGACCGCAACTCGCCAATTCGAGAAGCCAGAAGAAGCGGAAGAGATGTCGCTGCTGACTGCGTTCTTGACTCATGCGGCGCTAGAAGCGGGTGAAGGGCAAGCCGACGAATTTGAAGATGCAGTTCAATTGATGACATTGCACAGTGCAAAAGGTTTGGAATTCCCATTGGTGTTTATGGTTGGCGTTGAAGAAGGCATGTTCCCGAGCCAGATGTCGGCGGAAGAGGCTGGGCGTTTAGAGGAAGAGCGCCGCCTGTGTTACGTCGGTATGACGCGCGCGATGCAAAAACTCTACATCACTTACGCGGAAATGCGCCGTTTGTATGGTCAAGATAAGTACCATAAGCCATCGCGTTTTATTCGTGAGTTGCCGGAAACGTGCCTGGACGAAGTGCGTATGAAAGCACAAGTCAGCCGACCTGCAAGCAGTGGTCGCTTTAGCCAAACTGCGGTGAAAGAGAACTTCAACGAGACGGGCTTTTCACTTGGTTCACGCGTAATGCATCCAAAGTTTGGCGAAGGCACCATCATTAACTTTGAAGGCAGCGGTCCACAGAGTCGCGTTCAAATCGCGTTCAATGGTGAAGGCATTAAATGGTTAGTGACTGCTTACGCTAGACTAGAGAAACTGTAA
- the recQ gene encoding ATP-dependent DNA helicase RecQ, producing MTSTLLAEQSDSPVTPQRVLEEVFGYQTFRDGQQEVIESAVEGKDSLVIMPTGGGKSLCYQIPALVRSGITLVISPLISLMKDQVDQLKANGVAAECVNSTMSREELLSVYNRMHSGQLKLVYVSPERVLMRDFIERLENLPLAMIAVDEAHCISQWGHDFRPEYAALGQLKQHFSHVPFMALTATADDATRRDILERLRLHEPHVHLGSFDRPNIRYNLVEKHKPVSQIIRYLDTQKGNCGIIYCGSRKKVEMVTEKLCNNHIRAAGYHAGMDADERAYVQEAFQRDDIQIVVATVAFGMGINKPNVRFVVHFDIPRNIESYYQETGRAGRDGLPAEAMMLYDPADISWLRRMLDEKDDGPQKQVESHKLNAMSAFAEAQTCRRQVLLNYFGEYREKPCGNCDICLDPPKHFDATEEARKALSCVYRVNQSFGMTYVVEVLRGMQNIRVREHGHDKISTYGIGRDHSHDYWVSIFRQLIHKGLLFQNITRNSTLQLTEEARPLLRGDVSLELAVPRLDTAARAAKSDKLTSKNYDKKLFAKLRKLRKSIADEDGLPPYVVFSDATLIDMAEILPTSYGEMLAVSGVGQRKLEKYADPFLDLIQEHITHHG from the coding sequence ATGACCTCAACTTTGTTAGCCGAACAATCAGACTCACCGGTAACGCCTCAACGTGTGTTGGAGGAAGTTTTCGGTTATCAAACGTTTCGTGATGGCCAGCAAGAGGTCATCGAATCGGCGGTCGAGGGCAAAGACAGTCTGGTGATCATGCCGACAGGTGGTGGCAAATCTCTTTGCTATCAGATACCTGCGTTGGTTCGTAGTGGCATCACCTTGGTGATTTCGCCGCTGATTTCTTTGATGAAAGACCAGGTCGATCAGCTCAAAGCCAACGGCGTTGCGGCAGAGTGTGTGAACTCCACCATGAGCCGTGAAGAGCTGCTGAGTGTGTATAACCGCATGCACAGCGGTCAACTCAAATTGGTTTACGTCTCACCAGAACGCGTGTTAATGCGTGACTTCATCGAGCGCCTCGAAAATCTGCCCTTGGCGATGATTGCGGTGGATGAAGCGCACTGTATCTCGCAGTGGGGACACGATTTCCGTCCCGAATACGCCGCGCTGGGTCAGTTAAAGCAGCATTTTTCGCATGTGCCATTTATGGCGCTCACCGCCACTGCGGATGACGCTACACGTCGCGACATTCTTGAACGCTTACGTTTGCATGAGCCTCATGTTCACTTAGGCAGTTTTGACCGTCCGAATATCCGCTACAACCTTGTCGAGAAGCACAAGCCGGTTTCTCAGATCATTCGTTATCTCGACACCCAAAAGGGCAATTGCGGCATTATTTATTGTGGCAGCCGTAAGAAAGTCGAAATGGTGACGGAGAAGCTGTGCAACAACCACATCCGTGCGGCGGGCTATCATGCAGGGATGGACGCTGATGAGCGTGCTTACGTTCAAGAGGCGTTTCAGCGTGATGACATTCAAATCGTGGTCGCGACGGTTGCCTTTGGTATGGGCATCAACAAGCCGAACGTCCGTTTTGTAGTGCACTTTGATATTCCGCGCAATATTGAATCCTACTACCAAGAAACGGGACGAGCAGGGCGAGATGGTTTGCCTGCTGAAGCGATGATGTTGTACGACCCTGCAGACATCAGTTGGCTACGCCGCATGCTGGATGAAAAAGACGATGGACCGCAAAAGCAAGTAGAAAGCCATAAACTTAATGCGATGAGTGCCTTTGCAGAAGCGCAAACCTGTCGTCGTCAGGTTCTGCTCAACTACTTTGGTGAATACCGCGAGAAGCCTTGTGGTAACTGCGATATCTGCCTCGATCCACCCAAACATTTTGATGCGACAGAAGAAGCGCGAAAAGCGTTGTCGTGTGTTTACCGTGTTAACCAAAGCTTTGGTATGACGTATGTGGTTGAGGTGCTGCGTGGTATGCAAAATATCCGCGTGCGTGAACATGGCCACGATAAAATCTCTACATACGGCATTGGCCGCGATCACAGCCATGATTACTGGGTGAGTATCTTCCGCCAGTTAATCCACAAAGGTCTGCTGTTTCAAAACATTACTCGAAACTCGACGTTGCAACTGACCGAGGAAGCTCGACCATTATTGCGCGGGGATGTGTCGCTCGAGCTAGCGGTTCCTCGTTTGGATACCGCAGCACGCGCTGCGAAGTCGGACAAACTGACCAGCAAAAACTACGATAAGAAGCTGTTTGCGAAATTACGCAAGCTGCGTAAGTCGATTGCTGATGAAGATGGCTTACCACCATACGTTGTATTTAGTGATGCGACCTTGATTGATATGGCGGAGATTCTGCCAACGTCGTATGGCGAAATGCTGGCGGTGAGCGGGGTAGGTCAACGTAAATTAGAAAAATATGCCGATCCATTCTTGGATCTGATTCAAGAACACATCACTCACCACGGATAA
- the ggt gene encoding gamma-glutamyltransferase: MQWTFYRLVSSGLFLSASITHTAFANQATDAIAPEQSTGLEHKQLIKAKDYMVTAANPIATQAGADVLEQGGNAIDAMVAVQLMLGLVEPQSSGIGGGAFLVYWDGEQQKLTTYDGRETAPLAATPTLFLDDQGQPLQFYDAVVGGRSVATPGTVKLLWDTHQKYGKLEWKKIIQPVINLAEEGFAVSPRLASLIANDAERLSRFPTTKAYFFNADGSPKAEGTRLKNPEYAQTLKAIAKQGAQAFYQGDIAKDIIATVQTAVGNPGVLAQQDFDTYRIKQREPVCAAYQSYDICGMGPPSSGALTVGQILAITEQYDLKGWGPDSAKSWQVIADASGLAFADRGKYMADQDYVPMPTEGLLDKDYLKQRAELIQVGKALTKVEAGNPPWSHAMNLSMDESIELPSTSHFNIVDKQGNVVSMTTTIENAFGSRLMVRGFLLNNELTDFSFRTHQDGAPIANRLEPGKRPRSSMAPTIIMKDDQPYMAIGSPGGSRIIGYVAQAIIAHTQWDMDIQQAINQPRVLNRFGTVDLEQDSAATQLQPALEKMGFKTEIRDLNSGLHAIRITENGLEGAADPRREGAAIGK, translated from the coding sequence ATGCAATGGACGTTCTACCGACTCGTGTCTTCGGGTCTTTTTCTTAGCGCCTCTATCACCCACACCGCGTTTGCAAACCAAGCCACCGATGCGATTGCCCCAGAGCAAAGTACTGGGCTTGAGCACAAACAACTGATCAAAGCCAAAGACTATATGGTGACAGCAGCGAACCCAATCGCCACCCAAGCTGGTGCTGATGTACTGGAGCAAGGCGGCAATGCCATCGATGCTATGGTGGCGGTACAACTGATGCTTGGCTTAGTCGAACCACAGTCTTCCGGTATTGGTGGCGGCGCATTTTTGGTGTATTGGGATGGCGAACAACAAAAGCTCACCACTTATGATGGTCGAGAAACTGCGCCCCTCGCCGCAACCCCAACACTGTTTTTGGACGACCAAGGCCAGCCGCTGCAATTTTATGATGCCGTTGTAGGTGGACGATCTGTCGCGACGCCGGGCACCGTCAAACTGTTGTGGGATACCCACCAAAAATACGGCAAGCTGGAATGGAAAAAGATCATTCAGCCAGTGATCAACTTGGCTGAGGAAGGTTTTGCCGTCAGCCCTCGTCTCGCCAGTTTGATTGCCAACGACGCCGAGCGTTTATCACGTTTTCCGACCACAAAAGCATATTTCTTTAACGCCGATGGCTCACCAAAAGCCGAAGGCACACGATTAAAGAATCCAGAATACGCGCAAACCTTGAAAGCCATCGCCAAACAAGGTGCTCAAGCCTTCTATCAAGGTGATATTGCCAAAGACATTATCGCAACCGTGCAAACTGCAGTGGGTAACCCGGGCGTGTTGGCACAACAAGATTTTGATACTTACCGCATCAAACAGAGAGAGCCCGTTTGTGCGGCTTATCAAAGCTACGACATCTGCGGCATGGGGCCACCAAGCTCAGGCGCGCTAACTGTCGGACAGATCTTGGCTATCACCGAGCAATACGACCTAAAAGGCTGGGGACCAGACAGCGCCAAATCTTGGCAGGTCATTGCGGACGCATCTGGTCTCGCGTTTGCTGATCGCGGTAAGTACATGGCCGATCAAGACTATGTACCCATGCCAACCGAAGGTTTGTTGGACAAAGACTATCTCAAACAACGTGCCGAGCTTATTCAGGTCGGCAAAGCACTGACGAAAGTGGAAGCCGGTAACCCACCGTGGTCACATGCAATGAATCTCAGTATGGATGAATCGATAGAACTTCCTTCCACCAGCCATTTCAACATCGTCGACAAGCAAGGCAATGTGGTTTCAATGACCACCACCATCGAGAACGCTTTTGGCTCGCGCTTAATGGTTCGCGGCTTCCTGCTCAATAACGAGCTGACAGACTTTTCTTTCCGCACTCATCAAGATGGCGCGCCAATCGCCAACCGATTAGAACCGGGCAAACGTCCTCGCTCCTCCATGGCTCCGACCATCATCATGAAAGATGATCAACCATACATGGCAATTGGTTCACCGGGCGGCAGTCGCATTATCGGCTACGTGGCACAAGCCATCATTGCTCATACTCAATGGGACATGGACATTCAGCAAGCGATCAACCAACCAAGAGTGTTAAACCGTTTTGGTACAGTCGACCTCGAGCAAGATAGCGCAGCAACTCAGTTGCAACCGGCACTCGAAAAGATGGGCTTTAAGACCGAAATTCGCGATTTGAATTCCGGTTTACACGCCATTCGCATTACTGAAAATGGCTTAGAAGGTGCTGCCGATCCGCGTCGAGAAGGTGCAGCCATCGGAAAATAG
- the rarD gene encoding EamA family transporter RarD — protein sequence MTPEEQQRARQGVLLAVGAYTMWGIAPMYFKSIAQVSPLEILSHRVIWSFFLLAALLHFGRHWRSVYHIATDKKKIAYLLSSSVLIGGNWLIFIWAVNSNHMLDASLGYYINPLINVLLGMVFLGERLRKLQWFAVVLAGCGVLVQLIVFGSVPIVAMALAMSFGFYGLLRKKVAVDAQTGLFVETLILLPAAAVYLLFIASSPTANMIENPWQLNTLLIAAGVVTTLPLLCFTGAATRLKLSTLGFFQYIGPSLMFLLAVLIYGETFTMDKAITFAFIWGALVVFSFDGLRNNRRSRRAIQSQ from the coding sequence ATGACACCAGAAGAACAACAGCGCGCGCGGCAAGGTGTCCTGCTTGCGGTTGGCGCGTACACGATGTGGGGCATTGCGCCCATGTACTTTAAATCGATAGCACAAGTGTCTCCACTCGAGATCCTAAGCCACCGAGTGATTTGGTCTTTCTTTTTGCTTGCCGCACTTCTTCATTTTGGCCGTCACTGGCGCTCGGTTTATCACATCGCCACAGATAAAAAGAAAATCGCGTATTTGCTTTCCAGTTCGGTATTGATTGGTGGCAACTGGCTGATCTTCATTTGGGCGGTTAACTCCAATCACATGCTGGATGCCAGCTTAGGCTATTACATCAACCCGCTTATCAACGTGTTGCTAGGTATGGTGTTCTTGGGCGAACGACTACGTAAGCTGCAATGGTTTGCTGTGGTATTGGCAGGATGTGGCGTTTTGGTGCAGTTGATCGTCTTTGGTTCGGTGCCAATTGTAGCGATGGCGTTAGCGATGAGCTTTGGTTTTTACGGTTTGCTACGTAAGAAAGTCGCGGTGGATGCTCAAACTGGTTTGTTTGTCGAAACGCTAATCTTATTACCCGCTGCCGCCGTTTATCTTCTGTTTATTGCCAGCTCACCAACGGCAAACATGATTGAAAATCCATGGCAGCTCAATACGTTGTTGATTGCAGCCGGTGTGGTGACGACCTTGCCATTGCTATGCTTCACTGGTGCCGCGACTCGCCTCAAATTATCAACGCTCGGCTTTTTCCAGTACATCGGCCCTAGCCTGATGTTCTTGCTTGCAGTGTTAATTTACGGCGAGACCTTCACGATGGATAAAGCGATTACGTTCGCCTTTATTTGGGGAGCCCTTGTGGTATTTAGCTTCGATGGGCTGCGCAACAATCGCCGTTCACGCCGAGCCATTCAGTCACAGTGA
- a CDS encoding AraC family transcriptional regulator — MEQIQYYATDHDQLSLIEAKYQKFAFQRHYHLDFHLGLITHGEQKFHYQGSHHQVGHGQIVIMPPDELHDGQSKLASGYQVNVFSIEPHLLSDLADLKQNGQIIRFNELIISDPQIFSQLSNLHALLRRENLSQLTKDCLPFEGFNQLFDRYGSLARQKVIPLGKQSLNTLKDYLMANLDQSVRLESLSELCQLSPTQFQRHFKAQTGMTPYAWFARLRLEQGMKLLQAGQCGTEVAHQIGFYDQAHFSKAFKQTYGVSPSQVTR, encoded by the coding sequence ATGGAACAGATTCAATACTACGCGACCGACCATGACCAACTGAGTCTGATCGAGGCGAAATACCAAAAGTTTGCCTTTCAAAGGCACTATCATTTGGATTTTCACCTCGGCTTGATCACGCATGGTGAGCAGAAGTTTCATTATCAAGGCTCTCATCACCAAGTCGGTCATGGGCAAATCGTTATTATGCCGCCCGATGAACTGCACGACGGCCAATCTAAGCTTGCCAGTGGCTATCAAGTGAATGTTTTTTCGATCGAACCACACTTACTTAGCGATCTGGCAGATCTTAAGCAAAATGGTCAAATTATCCGCTTTAATGAGTTGATCATCTCCGATCCACAGATATTTTCACAACTTAGTAACTTACATGCTCTGTTGAGACGCGAAAATCTCAGTCAGTTAACCAAAGATTGTCTGCCGTTTGAGGGATTTAACCAACTTTTTGATCGCTACGGATCGCTGGCAAGGCAAAAAGTCATTCCATTAGGTAAGCAATCTCTCAACACCTTAAAAGATTACTTAATGGCGAACCTCGACCAATCGGTACGGCTGGAGTCTCTTTCTGAGCTTTGCCAGCTAAGCCCGACTCAATTTCAACGCCATTTCAAAGCGCAAACTGGTATGACACCGTATGCGTGGTTTGCCCGTTTACGACTCGAGCAAGGGATGAAGCTGCTACAAGCAGGACAATGCGGTACTGAAGTCGCGCATCAAATTGGTTTTTACGATCAGGCGCATTTCAGCAAAGCCTTTAAGCAGACTTATGGCGTCTCTCCGTCTCAAGTCACTCGATAA
- a CDS encoding 7-cyano-7-deazaguanine/7-aminomethyl-7-deazaguanine transporter — protein MSNFTPAQQRNALIYLVLFHLVIIASSNYLVQLPFTIFGLHTTWGAFTFPFIFLATDLTVRIFGAHLARKIIFLVMLPALAVSYFLSVVFFEGQFQGFSHLGEFNLFVARIAIASFMAYLLGQIMDVHVFNRLRQMKQWWVAPTCSTLFGNALDTIAFFAIAFYQSPDPFMAEHWTEIALVDYGFKLVISLGLFVPMYGVLLNYLIKKLTAVNPDFKVSTAA, from the coding sequence ATGAGTAACTTTACCCCTGCGCAGCAGCGCAACGCCCTTATCTATCTGGTTTTATTCCATCTAGTCATTATTGCATCCAGCAATTATCTGGTTCAGCTACCGTTTACTATCTTCGGTCTGCACACCACTTGGGGCGCATTCACCTTCCCATTTATCTTCCTAGCGACAGACTTAACCGTTCGTATTTTTGGTGCTCATTTAGCGCGTAAGATCATCTTCTTAGTGATGTTGCCTGCGTTAGCGGTGTCTTATTTCCTGTCGGTTGTGTTCTTTGAAGGTCAGTTCCAAGGTTTTAGCCATCTCGGGGAATTTAACCTGTTTGTCGCACGTATTGCGATTGCGAGTTTCATGGCTTACTTACTTGGTCAGATCATGGATGTGCATGTGTTTAACCGCCTACGCCAAATGAAGCAGTGGTGGGTAGCACCAACGTGTTCGACACTCTTTGGTAATGCGCTAGATACCATCGCGTTCTTTGCGATTGCATTCTACCAAAGTCCAGATCCATTTATGGCTGAGCATTGGACGGAAATCGCGCTGGTGGATTACGGCTTCAAGTTGGTGATCAGCCTTGGCTTGTTTGTCCCAATGTACGGTGTATTACTGAATTATCTGATTAAGAAGCTAACCGCAGTAAACCCAGACTTCAAAGTGAGTACGGCGGCGTAA
- a CDS encoding DUF3630 family protein: MQKEFGLTEYIAEEGRLLIAAPRFDLDTFPALGERLVGLLSATVIEKQWDADIHSWLIDFEGCRLFMKAEHYSEAIWFEALNIEESREELDYLAGLFQRGF; this comes from the coding sequence ATGCAGAAGGAATTTGGCCTAACAGAATATATTGCCGAAGAAGGTCGTTTGCTGATTGCAGCACCAAGATTTGATTTAGACACCTTTCCGGCGTTAGGTGAGCGTTTGGTGGGTTTACTCTCTGCGACGGTAATCGAAAAACAGTGGGATGCGGATATCCACTCTTGGCTGATCGATTTTGAAGGTTGCCGCTTATTTATGAAAGCGGAGCATTACAGTGAAGCGATTTGGTTTGAAGCGCTGAACATTGAAGAGAGCAGGGAAGAGCTCGATTATCTTGCTGGATTATTTCAACGCGGCTTCTAA